The segment CCGAGGTCGCTGTCGGTTACGAGAAGAGAACCGGACTGAAACCGGATTTCTATGTATGCGGTGTTGGCCAAGGTGTACACGAACTGAAAGGGGTGCTGTAAATGGCAATTTTGGTAACGGGAGGAGCCGGATACATCGGCTCGCATACGGTTGCGGAGCTGCTGGAGCGCGGCGAAGAGGTTGTTGTGATCGACAGTCTGGAAACCGGGCACAAGGAAGCGCTGCTGGGTGGCAAGCTGTATCAGGGAGACCTGCGTAACAAGGAGCTGCTGAAGACGCTGTTTGCCGAAAATGAGATTGATGCGGTCATTCACTTTGCAGCCAACTCTCTCGTTGGTGAGAGCATGAAGGACCCTGTGAAATACTACGACAATAACGTCTATGGAACGCTGTGCCTGTTGGAAGCCATGAATGAGGCAGGGGTGCGGAAGATTGTCTTCAGCTCCACAGCGGCCACTTACGGCGAACCGGAAAAAGTGCCTATCGAAGAAAAAGACCGCACGCAGCCGACCAACGTGTACGGCGAGACCAAGCTGATGATGGAGAGAATGATGGCCTGGTTTGATCAGGTGCTCGGCATCAAATATGTATCACTGCGCTACTTCAATGCAGCCGGCTCTCATGCCAGCGGCAAAATCGGAGAAGACCACCGTCCGGAGAGTCACTTGATCCCGTTGGTGCTGCAAACTGCGCTGCAGCAGCGTCCGCATATTTCCGTATTCGGAGACGATTATGCTACACCGGACGGCACCTGTGTCAGAGACTATATTCATGTCAGCGATCTGGCGGATGCGCATCTTCGGGCCGTGGAGTACCTGCGCCGCGGCGAGGACAGCAATGTGTTCAATCTGGGCAACGGTCAGGGCTTCTCCGTCAAAGAAGTCAT is part of the Paenibacillus algicola genome and harbors:
- the galE gene encoding UDP-glucose 4-epimerase GalE, which encodes MAILVTGGAGYIGSHTVAELLERGEEVVVIDSLETGHKEALLGGKLYQGDLRNKELLKTLFAENEIDAVIHFAANSLVGESMKDPVKYYDNNVYGTLCLLEAMNEAGVRKIVFSSTAATYGEPEKVPIEEKDRTQPTNVYGETKLMMERMMAWFDQVLGIKYVSLRYFNAAGSHASGKIGEDHRPESHLIPLVLQTALQQRPHISVFGDDYATPDGTCVRDYIHVSDLADAHLRAVEYLRRGEDSNVFNLGNGQGFSVKEVIETSKAVTGREIPVVMEARRAGDPAVLVASSDKARTVLGWQPARVKLEDIIQDAWRWHVSHPNGYESN